Proteins encoded in a region of the Polynucleobacter antarcticus genome:
- a CDS encoding prepilin peptidase, producing the protein MDSMIIYLIKASLVAAFTYLAYVDWHSFRLPNRITLPLIVLGMTFNGLFEQQFVSATSAWIGAVVGYGSLWALNATYRLVRGKNGVGMGDAKLLAALGAWLGWESLPSILLMASILGLIGGIAWLRWHRQQLQQAFPFGPFLAIAGIIELLWPQIIPTLIIPRLI; encoded by the coding sequence ATGGATTCCATGATCATCTATTTGATTAAAGCCTCCCTCGTAGCGGCATTCACTTACCTTGCTTACGTGGATTGGCATAGTTTTCGACTACCCAATCGGATAACCTTGCCCCTCATAGTTCTAGGTATGACATTCAATGGCCTTTTCGAGCAGCAGTTTGTCAGCGCTACTTCCGCATGGATTGGTGCCGTGGTTGGATACGGATCACTTTGGGCCTTAAATGCCACTTACCGACTGGTCAGAGGGAAAAATGGTGTTGGTATGGGTGATGCAAAGCTACTCGCTGCGCTGGGTGCCTGGCTAGGCTGGGAGTCGCTACCTAGTATTCTCTTGATGGCCTCTATTCTGGGTCTTATTGGTGGAATTGCCTGGTTAAGGTGGCATCGTCAACAACTTCAACAGGCTTTTCCTTTTGGCCCCTTTCTTGCCATTGCTGGCATCATTGAGTTGTTATGGCCTCAAATCATCCCCACGCTAATCATACCCAGACTGATCTAA
- a CDS encoding squalene/phytoene synthase family protein: MNTPLENLGTDLAYQKAILGSVSRTFALTIPLLPPTIERVVGNTYLLCRIVDTIEDAAELTPKIKINLSQLFLDSVLGNIPAASFVSPSLEALKNYSNIDELDLISHTPTVLRIFRTFSSQDQAAISRCVSIMSEGMSYFHERQSPDGLKDLPEFERYCYVVAGVVGELLTTIFAHYSPEFAKRIQGHENLAIAFGQALQMTNILKDSPQDQARGVSWKPAHITQEELLKIAYSKLQDALQYILLIPTNENGMRRFCFLAFGLAVMTLEKIAATKEWGDRSGKAEVKLSRNTVWLFYGFTMLAATHNSFLQCFFFLASRKLRNYSATLS, translated from the coding sequence GTGAATACCCCATTAGAGAATCTTGGTACAGACTTGGCCTATCAAAAGGCCATCTTGGGTTCTGTGTCGCGTACTTTTGCACTGACTATCCCGCTACTACCACCAACGATTGAAAGGGTGGTGGGAAACACCTATTTACTATGCCGCATCGTAGATACGATTGAGGATGCTGCAGAACTCACTCCAAAGATAAAAATAAACTTGTCCCAGTTATTTTTAGATAGTGTTCTGGGTAATATTCCCGCTGCTTCTTTTGTTAGCCCCAGTCTTGAGGCCTTAAAAAATTATTCCAATATCGATGAGCTTGATCTCATTAGTCATACTCCAACCGTATTGCGAATTTTTCGCACTTTCTCGAGCCAGGATCAAGCTGCCATCAGTCGCTGTGTTTCTATCATGTCGGAGGGTATGTCTTACTTTCATGAAAGACAAAGTCCGGATGGCCTTAAAGACTTACCAGAGTTTGAACGATATTGTTATGTCGTTGCTGGGGTAGTAGGGGAGTTACTTACCACTATCTTTGCTCATTATTCTCCTGAGTTTGCCAAGCGTATTCAGGGTCATGAAAACTTAGCCATCGCTTTTGGTCAAGCCTTGCAAATGACAAATATTCTCAAGGACTCGCCCCAAGATCAGGCTCGCGGGGTTTCTTGGAAGCCGGCACATATTACCCAAGAGGAGCTTCTCAAGATCGCCTATAGCAAACTGCAGGACGCTCTCCAATACATTCTGCTCATACCTACCAATGAGAACGGTATGAGACGTTTTTGTTTTCTTGCCTTTGGTCTTGCAGTAATGACCTTAGAAAAGATCGCCGCTACAAAAGAGTGGGGTGATAGATCTGGTAAAGCTGAAGTGAAACTCTCCAGAAATACCGTGTGGCTGTTTTACGGCTTTACTATGCTTGCCGCTACTCACAACTCATTCTTGCAATGCTTCTTTTTTCTAGCCTCTCGCAAACTTAGGAATTACTCTGCAACCCTGAGTTAA
- the coaE gene encoding dephospho-CoA kinase (Dephospho-CoA kinase (CoaE) performs the final step in coenzyme A biosynthesis.): MASNHPHANHTQTDLSSLKGKILLVGLTGGIGSGKTVISDLLDKLGVGIIDSDLISRELTSVGGEAIIPIKQTFGTEFIDAQGALDRSRMRDLVFKDPQSRQKLEKITHPLIQQKTARQAFELAQSGVPYLVFVVPLLVESEAWLNLIDYLVVVDCPEEIQIARVMQRNNMTRPEVERILMAQVNREDRLAKANFVIENQASLEGLKLEVQSLHQKILQIKDERLSSS; the protein is encoded by the coding sequence ATGGCCTCAAATCATCCCCACGCTAATCATACCCAGACTGATCTAAGTAGCCTGAAAGGGAAGATCCTTTTAGTGGGCCTCACTGGTGGCATTGGCTCCGGTAAGACTGTTATTAGCGATCTTCTGGATAAGCTTGGGGTCGGAATTATTGATAGCGACCTGATCTCTCGCGAGCTCACCTCAGTTGGTGGAGAAGCAATTATCCCAATTAAACAAACCTTCGGGACAGAATTCATAGACGCCCAAGGCGCACTGGATCGCAGCAGGATGCGTGATTTGGTCTTTAAAGATCCCCAATCTAGGCAAAAACTGGAGAAAATTACCCACCCCCTCATTCAGCAAAAAACTGCCCGACAGGCTTTTGAGCTGGCTCAATCTGGTGTGCCCTACCTCGTATTTGTAGTCCCCCTCCTGGTGGAATCCGAAGCCTGGCTGAATCTGATTGACTATCTAGTCGTAGTGGACTGCCCAGAGGAGATCCAAATAGCTAGAGTGATGCAGCGCAATAATATGACGCGCCCAGAAGTGGAGCGTATTCTCATGGCTCAAGTAAATCGAGAAGATCGACTTGCGAAAGCCAATTTCGTGATTGAGAACCAAGCAAGCCTTGAGGGTCTCAAACTGGAAGTTCAGAGTCTGCACCAAAAAATACTGCAAATTAAGGATGAGCGACTGAGTTCGTCTTAA
- a CDS encoding GspE/PulE family protein, producing MSETLHDSHIIRTWHSIAVNALDARATDIHIEARSQETIVRIRVDGQLQLQNQYPIDLHERLITRIKILARLDIAEKRLPQDGRLTIGRDFSKPHIDCRVSILPTLYGEKAVIRILPSHLGDLALDKLGLLPEQLEIFQAAIAQSNGLILVTGPTGGGKTRTLYSCLNALNQIQRNICSVEDPIEIRLPGINQVAYHPRAGLDFPTIIRALLRQDPDVIMIGEIRDSASAQLAITAAQTGHLVLSTLHTRNAWGALSRLKTLGIDQESIESCLRCVSSQRLVRKCCTQCIKSQLQIDCPLCKGSGYFGRLGIHEVLGSTELTQSTPFLNLYSSGMRAVEAGLIDQNSLDSEVGTWH from the coding sequence TTGAGCGAAACACTTCATGATTCTCATATTATTCGAACCTGGCATAGCATTGCGGTAAATGCTCTCGATGCTAGGGCTACGGATATTCATATTGAGGCCAGATCACAAGAAACTATCGTACGCATTCGAGTGGATGGCCAACTTCAATTACAAAACCAATACCCCATAGATCTGCATGAGCGTTTAATTACGCGCATCAAGATCTTAGCGCGCTTAGATATCGCCGAGAAACGCTTGCCACAGGATGGACGCCTGACTATTGGGCGCGATTTTAGTAAACCGCATATTGATTGTCGAGTCTCTATTCTTCCGACGCTCTACGGTGAAAAAGCCGTGATTCGAATTCTGCCGAGTCATTTAGGGGATCTGGCTCTCGACAAGCTGGGCTTACTACCAGAACAGCTGGAGATATTTCAAGCGGCGATTGCCCAATCTAATGGACTCATCCTAGTGACTGGCCCAACAGGTGGGGGTAAGACGCGGACACTGTATAGCTGCTTAAATGCACTCAATCAGATTCAACGTAATATTTGCTCGGTAGAGGATCCAATTGAAATTCGACTTCCTGGCATAAATCAAGTGGCTTACCACCCTCGCGCAGGACTGGATTTCCCTACTATTATTCGCGCACTATTAAGGCAGGATCCTGATGTCATCATGATTGGTGAGATACGTGATTCCGCAAGTGCTCAACTCGCTATTACAGCAGCCCAAACAGGGCACCTAGTTCTTAGCACCCTACACACGCGTAATGCCTGGGGTGCATTAAGTCGACTCAAAACATTAGGCATAGATCAAGAGTCTATTGAATCTTGTCTTCGCTGCGTGAGCTCTCAACGATTAGTTCGCAAGTGCTGTACACAGTGCATCAAATCTCAGTTACAAATAGACTGCCCACTCTGCAAAGGCTCTGGGTATTTTGGACGCCTTGGCATCCATGAGGTTTTAGGAAGTACGGAGCTGACTCAATCAACACCTTTCCTCAACCTCTATTCATCCGGGATGCGAGCGGTTGAAGCTGGACTGATAGATCAGAACTCACTAGATTCTGAGGTCGGCACTTGGCATTAA
- a CDS encoding type II secretion system F family protein, with protein sequence MALITLFLNKNLSKSEQLHFAQQMLALLQAGLPLLNAIELIIQSAPKTWQTWLENLRMLLRKGNSFSYCLTAQGSQFSPEFCNLIRVSERSGNLTLALRTIIQQLEAQIELRRKVQQSLTYPLITLTTSFLLVLVMMIWVVPVFKDVFGHFQAELPAPTRMLIAISNLVQQYFLEMLALIGFGLSCFFYVWVKSTALQRYCDRFILRLPFLGNLFRLASLSHWCRTLGHLLEAGLPLPDALRITAQSSNQWVSHDFSAEIFKHLTRGWPLGESLKKADPKSMLMDVETRLLLHIGAEGGSLTEMLNQRASTLGAQLSGQLNALSQNLEPLLILLVGAIIGSLVIILYLPIFNLGQIV encoded by the coding sequence TTGGCATTAATCACTTTATTTTTAAATAAAAACCTTAGTAAATCGGAACAACTTCATTTTGCTCAGCAAATGCTTGCCCTACTTCAGGCAGGGCTGCCTTTACTCAATGCCATAGAACTGATTATTCAATCTGCACCAAAAACTTGGCAAACTTGGCTAGAAAACCTTCGTATGCTGTTACGTAAAGGCAATAGCTTCTCTTATTGTTTAACTGCACAAGGTAGCCAATTTTCTCCAGAGTTTTGTAATCTCATTAGAGTCAGCGAACGCTCTGGTAATTTGACATTAGCTTTACGAACCATCATCCAGCAACTTGAAGCCCAAATTGAATTACGAAGAAAAGTACAGCAGTCTTTGACCTACCCTCTCATTACACTCACTACCTCTTTTTTACTGGTGCTGGTCATGATGATTTGGGTGGTACCCGTTTTTAAAGACGTCTTTGGACATTTTCAGGCGGAGCTTCCTGCGCCCACAAGAATGCTCATTGCGATATCCAATCTTGTACAACAATACTTTCTTGAGATGTTGGCACTAATAGGATTTGGGCTAAGTTGCTTTTTCTACGTCTGGGTTAAGTCAACGGCATTGCAACGATATTGCGATCGATTCATTCTGCGTCTACCTTTTTTAGGTAACTTATTTCGGCTAGCAAGCCTCAGCCATTGGTGCCGTACTTTAGGTCACTTATTAGAAGCAGGCCTTCCCCTTCCCGATGCCCTCCGAATCACTGCCCAATCTTCCAACCAATGGGTCAGTCACGACTTTAGTGCTGAAATATTTAAGCATCTGACTCGGGGCTGGCCACTGGGTGAGTCACTCAAAAAAGCGGATCCAAAATCGATGTTGATGGATGTCGAAACGCGCTTACTACTCCATATTGGTGCCGAGGGTGGCTCTTTGACAGAGATGCTCAATCAGCGTGCCTCTACACTTGGAGCGCAACTCAGTGGGCAACTCAATGCCCTCAGTCAAAACCTAGAGCCCCTGCTCATTCTTCTAGTAGGTGCAATTATTGGCAGCCTAGTCATAATCTTATATTTACCCATCTTCAACCTAGGACAAATCGTCTGA
- a CDS encoding NUDIX domain-containing protein has translation MQANRPVTEVAAGILLDKEGRYLLGQRPEGKPYAGYWEVPGGKIEGGESVFDALKRELQEELGIDIESSEDLTVLEYDYPHAYVLLHVSVIRQWKGVPAGCEGQQLSWQLLSEKVPSVEPLLPAAWPMLEKLRLLQP, from the coding sequence ATGCAAGCTAATCGACCCGTCACAGAAGTTGCTGCTGGAATTCTATTAGACAAAGAAGGTCGCTATCTTTTAGGTCAGCGGCCTGAAGGTAAGCCTTACGCTGGTTACTGGGAAGTCCCTGGTGGCAAGATAGAAGGTGGTGAATCTGTATTCGATGCACTCAAGCGCGAGTTACAAGAAGAGTTAGGTATTGATATTGAGTCTAGTGAGGATCTCACCGTGCTGGAGTATGACTATCCTCATGCTTATGTTCTATTACATGTGAGCGTGATACGTCAGTGGAAGGGAGTTCCTGCAGGGTGTGAGGGACAACAGCTTTCTTGGCAGTTACTTTCTGAGAAGGTTCCCAGTGTTGAGCCTTTATTACCTGCAGCTTGGCCAATGCTAGAAAAGCTCCGACTACTACAGCCTTAA
- a CDS encoding ATP-binding protein, with translation MNEKLDLLLSHLETFLPKPLTQEQWQSSTAFRWRRRDSIFGSIGFLQPVKYVSDITFEDLKNIDRQRDSIRDNTKNFILKKPANNILLTGARGTGKSSLIKASLHEFASQGLRLVEVEKEHLADLADITELLADRPERFVIFCDDLSFEDGESGYKAMKSALDGSVSAQVDNILIYATSNRRHLLPEYMKDNLTYSHTDDGEIHPGEVVEEKISLSERFGLWLSFYPPKQDEYLLIVAHWLSHFGLSHTQIEAARAEALVWALERGSRSGRVAWQFAKHWAGSHAS, from the coding sequence ATGAATGAAAAATTAGATCTACTGCTCAGTCATCTAGAGACATTTTTACCAAAGCCCTTGACACAAGAGCAGTGGCAGTCTTCAACTGCTTTTAGATGGCGTCGGCGCGATAGTATTTTTGGCAGCATCGGTTTTTTACAGCCAGTTAAATATGTCTCAGATATTACGTTTGAGGATTTAAAAAATATCGATCGTCAGCGAGATTCTATTCGTGACAATACTAAAAACTTTATTTTAAAAAAACCTGCAAATAATATTTTATTAACAGGAGCGCGTGGCACAGGAAAATCTTCCCTAATTAAAGCAAGCTTGCATGAATTTGCTAGCCAAGGATTGCGCTTGGTTGAGGTTGAGAAAGAGCATTTAGCAGATTTAGCCGACATTACGGAATTATTGGCTGATCGGCCAGAGCGCTTTGTTATTTTTTGCGATGATCTCTCATTTGAAGATGGAGAGTCTGGTTATAAAGCAATGAAGTCTGCCCTAGATGGCTCGGTATCGGCACAGGTCGATAATATTTTGATATATGCCACATCCAATCGACGCCATTTGTTACCTGAGTATATGAAAGACAATCTCACGTATTCGCATACCGACGATGGTGAGATTCACCCAGGGGAAGTAGTAGAGGAAAAAATTTCCCTATCAGAGCGTTTTGGTTTATGGCTTTCTTTCTATCCCCCAAAGCAAGATGAATACTTACTGATTGTTGCGCATTGGTTGAGTCACTTTGGCCTTAGTCATACTCAAATAGAGGCTGCGCGGGCAGAAGCATTGGTCTGGGCTTTAGAGCGTGGCTCGCGTTCTGGCAGAGTCGCTTGGCAGTTTGCTAAGCACTGGGCTGGTTCGCATGCAAGCTAA
- the argJ gene encoding bifunctional glutamate N-acetyltransferase/amino-acid acetyltransferase ArgJ, translating to MTVNLPLPQKDQLKPIKGFQMGIAQAGIKKANRKDLLVMTLAPGSQVAGVFTLNRFCAAPVQVCREHLGLEGAKGEIRALVVNTGNANAGTGERGMQDALATCAALAKELKLNPEQILPFSTGVILEPLPIEKLITALPQAVVNLDEDQWLDAAEAIMTTDTQPKAASMTVATPAGLVTMTGICKGAGMIHPNMATLLGFIATDAGFAPGLLKKLTGEVADLSFNAITIDGDTSTNDAFIIMATNQSAVHIQSDDDSSYALVREALMDLARQLAHMIVRDGEGATKFITINVHGGKTDEECRLVAEAVAHSPLVKTAFFASDPNLGRILAAIGYAGITDLDVNQVQMWLGDVWVAKNGGRHPDYQEADGKRVMQAQEITVKIDLGRGSAQQTMWTCDLSHEYVSINADYRS from the coding sequence ATGACAGTTAACCTACCCCTCCCCCAAAAAGATCAACTGAAACCCATTAAAGGTTTTCAGATGGGCATTGCGCAAGCAGGAATTAAAAAGGCAAATCGCAAAGACTTACTTGTAATGACGCTTGCCCCCGGCTCCCAGGTGGCGGGTGTCTTCACCTTAAATCGATTTTGTGCAGCTCCAGTTCAAGTCTGCCGAGAGCACTTAGGGCTGGAAGGCGCTAAAGGAGAAATTCGTGCACTCGTGGTCAATACAGGTAATGCCAATGCTGGAACCGGCGAGCGGGGTATGCAAGATGCGCTAGCAACGTGTGCTGCGCTGGCAAAAGAGTTGAAACTCAATCCAGAACAAATATTACCTTTCTCAACTGGGGTGATTCTTGAGCCACTACCAATTGAAAAACTGATTACTGCGTTGCCTCAAGCAGTAGTAAATTTGGATGAAGATCAGTGGCTAGATGCGGCTGAGGCCATCATGACAACAGATACGCAACCCAAGGCAGCATCGATGACCGTGGCTACCCCTGCGGGCTTAGTCACGATGACGGGTATTTGTAAGGGTGCTGGCATGATTCATCCCAATATGGCCACTTTGCTGGGCTTTATTGCGACAGATGCCGGTTTCGCTCCTGGACTGCTGAAAAAATTAACGGGTGAAGTTGCTGATCTGTCTTTCAATGCCATCACAATTGATGGTGATACCTCTACCAATGATGCCTTTATCATCATGGCAACAAACCAATCTGCAGTGCATATTCAGTCTGATGATGACTCTAGCTATGCTTTAGTCCGCGAGGCATTGATGGATCTTGCACGGCAACTAGCTCATATGATTGTGAGAGATGGTGAAGGTGCCACTAAGTTTATTACGATCAATGTTCATGGCGGTAAGACAGATGAGGAGTGTCGTTTAGTTGCTGAGGCAGTAGCGCATTCCCCCTTAGTAAAGACTGCTTTCTTCGCGAGTGACCCGAACTTAGGTCGCATTCTTGCGGCGATTGGTTATGCTGGCATTACTGATCTTGATGTGAACCAAGTGCAAATGTGGCTTGGAGACGTTTGGGTGGCCAAGAATGGCGGACGTCATCCAGATTATCAAGAGGCTGATGGCAAAAGGGTCATGCAGGCTCAAGAAATCACCGTGAAGATTGATTTAGGTCGTGGGTCAGCTCAACAAACTATGTGGACTTGTGACTTATCGCATGAGTATGTTTCCATTAATGCAGATTACCGCTCGTAG
- a CDS encoding methylated-DNA--[protein]-cysteine S-methyltransferase — translation MTEIDVRMICMPINLPSSELKSTEYCVILAPFGCLGIQTELVEGSLMISKIDYRALGTPLIKPGNALAKEFAKQCQHYFKNAGFAFDMPLKPAGTEHQKKVWSAAQSIRVGETKTYGEIARAIKSGPRAVGTACGANPHPLITPCHRVVSAQGLGGFMKEDSPGFYRQVKIWLLQHEGVI, via the coding sequence GTGACTGAAATTGATGTCAGAATGATCTGTATGCCCATCAATTTACCCAGTTCAGAGCTCAAATCTACCGAATATTGCGTCATATTGGCCCCTTTTGGGTGCTTAGGCATTCAAACTGAGTTGGTGGAGGGTAGTTTGATGATTTCAAAAATTGACTATCGAGCGCTTGGTACCCCTCTTATAAAACCAGGGAATGCGCTAGCAAAAGAGTTTGCAAAACAGTGCCAACACTATTTCAAAAATGCAGGTTTTGCTTTTGATATGCCTCTTAAGCCTGCTGGTACCGAACATCAGAAAAAAGTATGGAGTGCTGCTCAAAGTATTCGGGTTGGTGAAACAAAGACCTATGGCGAGATTGCAAGGGCTATTAAAAGCGGGCCTCGGGCAGTGGGAACGGCATGTGGCGCCAATCCCCATCCCTTAATCACGCCATGCCATCGCGTAGTTTCAGCGCAAGGGCTTGGCGGTTTTATGAAGGAAGATAGTCCAGGCTTTTACCGTCAGGTAAAAATATGGCTCTTACAGCATGAAGGGGTCATTTAA
- a CDS encoding HlyC/CorC family transporter, translating to MDTFFDDWPFIGQVALVIFLLALSGFFSMAETSMLSANRHRLRAMAHGGNAGAALAERLLKRIDSLLSVLLISNNLINTILPILVTGIALHIFGDSGLVLSIATLTVALLIIVFSEITPKVIGTAFPEKIASNVGWVILPLTYLLKPLLWFINSFVSGLMKLFRLQASTDNKTMGKEELRSLVLESNRFVSTHHRNILLNLFNLENILVDDVMTPRSKIEILDLARPIDEVMQQLETCYHNKLPVCDGDSERIIGILSVKKALSLLGNAELQHQDFKDLLNEPYFIPSETPVLQQMQFFQDNQQRLSLVVNEYGQVLGLVTFEDIVEELIGEFTTSFSNLSNEPHWLPDGTYLASGSAALRDLNRLLKLDLPLDGPRTLNGLILEKLEAIPDHDVSIRLNDVVMEIVQFDEHGVKTVKLYRPDNSSN from the coding sequence ATGGACACCTTTTTTGATGATTGGCCTTTTATTGGTCAAGTTGCTTTAGTCATCTTTTTACTCGCACTTTCCGGCTTTTTCTCTATGGCCGAAACAAGCATGCTATCAGCCAATCGACACCGGCTGCGTGCAATGGCTCATGGTGGAAATGCCGGGGCTGCATTAGCTGAGAGACTATTAAAACGCATTGACTCGCTGTTGTCCGTTCTACTGATTTCGAATAATTTAATCAATACCATTCTGCCTATTTTAGTAACGGGTATTGCATTACACATTTTTGGTGATAGTGGTTTAGTTTTATCGATTGCTACCTTAACAGTTGCTTTACTGATCATCGTCTTTAGTGAAATTACACCTAAGGTCATTGGTACTGCTTTTCCAGAAAAAATTGCCAGTAATGTTGGGTGGGTCATCCTACCCCTCACCTACCTTCTGAAGCCACTACTTTGGTTTATCAATAGTTTTGTATCGGGTCTCATGAAGCTATTTCGCTTACAGGCATCTACAGACAATAAAACGATGGGTAAGGAAGAACTCCGCAGCTTAGTTTTAGAGTCAAACCGTTTTGTCTCCACCCATCATCGCAATATTTTGCTGAACTTATTTAACCTAGAAAATATTCTGGTGGATGATGTGATGACACCTCGATCAAAGATTGAAATTTTAGATCTTGCTAGGCCCATTGATGAGGTCATGCAGCAATTAGAAACGTGTTATCACAATAAATTACCCGTTTGCGATGGCGACTCAGAGCGCATTATTGGAATTCTCTCTGTCAAGAAAGCACTTTCTTTACTAGGTAATGCTGAACTGCAACACCAAGACTTTAAAGACTTACTGAATGAGCCCTACTTTATTCCCAGTGAAACACCTGTGTTACAGCAGATGCAATTTTTTCAAGACAATCAGCAGCGCTTGAGTTTGGTAGTTAATGAGTATGGTCAGGTTCTGGGTCTTGTTACGTTTGAGGATATTGTGGAAGAATTAATTGGAGAATTCACGACCTCGTTCTCCAACCTTTCTAACGAACCACATTGGTTGCCTGATGGCACATACCTTGCCAGTGGTAGTGCAGCACTTCGAGATTTAAATCGTCTCCTCAAACTTGATTTACCGCTAGATGGACCTCGTACGCTAAACGGACTCATATTAGAAAAACTGGAAGCTATTCCAGATCATGATGTCAGCATTCGGCTGAATGATGTGGTGATGGAGATTGTTCAATTTGATGAGCACGGTGTCAAAACTGTCAAACTGTATCGACCTGATAATTCATCGAACTGA
- the zapD gene encoding cell division protein ZapD — translation MIVYEYPFNELVRSMLRLEYLFARFNHFLKSDDAELHHNAITILFDLGDIGSRGDIKSLLLKEFERQKYALHGLKTSQKVDQEALLLTISEIDKAALSINQSVGKPNSAITESEWLNAIRTRLNIPGGTSPIDLPSYHAWKNSPSSQRRELLEKYVAPLLPWHEACQVFLRLLRQSGEAKDVTAHLGSFQQAPSGKVYQLMRIALEDDLLFSEISANKYLLSIRFLRSDKDKKPQLVNEDISFRLTLCQF, via the coding sequence GTGATTGTCTACGAATATCCCTTCAATGAACTGGTCCGGAGCATGCTCCGGTTGGAGTACTTGTTCGCCCGCTTTAATCACTTCTTGAAGTCTGATGATGCCGAACTCCACCACAATGCAATCACTATCCTATTTGATTTAGGTGATATTGGCTCTAGAGGTGATATCAAGTCTCTACTGCTAAAAGAGTTTGAACGTCAAAAATATGCTCTCCATGGCTTAAAAACATCTCAAAAAGTAGATCAGGAAGCGCTCTTACTTACTATCTCTGAAATTGATAAAGCTGCATTGAGTATTAATCAGTCCGTAGGCAAACCGAATTCAGCTATCACTGAAAGTGAATGGCTCAATGCTATTCGTACTCGACTAAATATTCCAGGTGGAACGAGCCCAATTGATTTGCCTAGTTATCACGCCTGGAAAAATAGCCCTTCAAGCCAACGCAGAGAATTACTAGAAAAATATGTAGCGCCATTACTGCCGTGGCATGAGGCCTGCCAGGTTTTCTTGCGCCTACTGCGCCAATCCGGAGAAGCTAAAGATGTCACGGCACATCTTGGCTCTTTTCAGCAGGCGCCGTCAGGCAAAGTCTACCAACTCATGCGCATTGCACTTGAAGATGATTTACTTTTCTCAGAGATCAGCGCAAATAAATATTTGCTTTCTATTCGTTTTTTAAGAAGTGATAAAGATAAAAAACCACAGCTCGTTAATGAAGATATTTCATTCAGGCTAACACTGTGCCAATTTTAA